One stretch of Podospora bellae-mahoneyi strain CBS 112042 chromosome 2, whole genome shotgun sequence DNA includes these proteins:
- the GYP7 gene encoding GTPase activating protein (COG:T; EggNog:ENOG503NW9F; BUSCO:EOG09260N53) gives MTRVTKTSFPNSQPQPPSADSHSTISISTSTSTSNISRSEIPPRPSSPSGSLYAMSDDEESDYNTITHTETGRGVKLLFSKSKVYVHPTPSAKDNIPGYIALLQQKASSGLTRPTSSSSKASIRSSDLLLAWVPESQLGDSASIYVKVDLCDGGSPPKQSYLVPPPPTVTTHRGSVGSYAFAIPVSAVYSLLVRPPSLGWWYGSVIINSRAGDSFPALFFHDNECQSTLLKRKQRARETFDPFGEGGEMFWGGDEVLRWLRRYVEIERSAAEPNVYLVEPSQEDLEGFGGKVTAGGRAGLAVGGGVPGPSSSRDTSKDGGMDPFTKFIKETGWNIMEKFSKVTTFTRQAAQDVLDNPRIPPQMRRLMKNPEVQTLQEEFDSARIYLARWAMGIAEQSERDRNQRIWTAREVMELEDTDVGEFELLDSTNSLTLEQMRKPVTLSEWRKFFDPRTGRLSVTVDEVKERVFHGGLDPDDGVRKEAWLFLLGVYDWYSTADERKAQAASLRDAYIKLKGSWWERQIDQGGEGEDGEWWREQRARIEKDVHRTDRNVPIFAGEDIPHPDPESPFAEVGTNVHMEQLKDMLLTYNEYNKDLGYVQGMSDLLAPIYAILQDDAMAFWGFKCFMDRMERNFLRDQSGMRAQLLALDHLVQFMDPKLYEHLRSADSTNFFFFFRMLLVWYKREFDWPDVLRLWEGLWTDYLSSSFHLFVALAILEKHRDVIMTHLKHFDEVLKYINELSGTMDLESTLIRAEALFKRFQRLVEAVDRKGHFPAPKRVPTQPAGDGTASGSNTAATPASPQSNTNANEQNSNSLNNSGKGRQQVEKVISPELRKLLKREVEVLPRRDVATSSKNGGK, from the exons ATGACCAGGGTTACAAAGACGTCATTCCCAAACTCTCAACCgcaaccaccatcagcagACTCCCACTCCACCATTTCCatttccacctccacctccacctccaacattTCCCGCTCAGAAATCCCTCCGCGTCCGTCTTCTCCCTCAGGAAGCCTCTACGCAATgtccgacgacgaagaatCCGActacaacaccatcacccacaCCGAAACCGGCCGCGGCGTGAAGCTCCTCTTTTCAAAGTCCAAAGTCTACGTTCACCCTACACCTTCGGCCAAGGACAATATCCCGGGGTATATTGCCCTCTTGCAGCAAAAAGCCTCCTCCGGCCTTACCCGCCCGACGAGTTCCTCCTCAAAAGCCTCGATTCGCTCCTCGGATTTGCTGCTCGCATGGGTGCCTGAATCTCAACTGGGGGACTCGGCCTCGATTTATGTCAAGGTTGACCTCTGCGATGGGggctcccccccaaaacaatcATACCTGGTGCCGCCTCCCCCGACGGTGACTACCCACCGGGGTTCGGTAGGGAGCTATGCATTTGCTATTCCCGTGTCGGCAGTGTACTCGCTGCTTGTCCGTCCGCCAagcttggggtggtggtatgGGAGCGTGATTATCAACTCGAGGGCCGGTGATTCTTTTCCGGCCTTGTTTTTTCACGACAATGAATGCCAGAGCACGTTGCTGAAGAGGAAACAGCGGGCTAGGGAGACATTTGATCCTTTTGGCGAAGGAGGGGAAATGttttggggtggggatgaggtgctgaggtggttgaggaggtatGTTGAGATTGAGAGGAGTGCGGCGGAGCCGAATGTGTACTTGGTCGAGCCGAGCCAGGAGGATCtggaggggtttggggggaaggtTACTGCCGGTGGGAGGGCAGGGCTGGCGGTAGGGGGTGGGGTGCCTGGACCGTCGAGTTCGAGGGATACAAGCaaggatggggggatggatCCCTTTACGAAGTTTATCAAAGAGACGGGGTGGAATATTATGGAAAAGTTCAGCAAGGTGACGACTTTTACGAGGCAAGCAGCGCAGGATGTGCTTGATAACCCGAGGATTCCGCCacagatgaggaggttgatgaagaacCCCGAGGTTCAGACGCTGCAGGAGGAGTTTGATAGTGCGAGGATATACCTGGCGAGGTGGGCGATGGGAATTGCGGAACAGAGCGAGAGGGATAGAAACCAGAGGATATGGActgcgagggaggtgatggagttggaggataCAGATGTCGGAGAGTTTGAGCTGCTGGATAGCACGAATAGTCTCACGCTGGAGCAGATGAGGAAGCCAGTTACGCTGAGCGAGTGGAGGAAGTTTTTTGATCCACGAACTGGACGGCTATCGGTGACGGTGGATGAAGTCAAGGAGAGGGTGTTCCATGGTGGATTGGACCCCGATGATGGCGTGCGCAAGGAGGCTTGGTTGTTCTTGCTTGGTGTGTACGATTGGTATAGTACAGCCGATGAGCGAAAGGCTCAGGCTGCCTCGCTTAGAGATGCGTATATCAAGCTGAAGGGCAGCTGGTGGGAGCGCCAGATCGACCagggcggtgagggtgaagatggagagtggtggagggagcaGCGGGCTAGGATAGAAAAGGATGTCCACCGCACCGACCGCAATGTCCCGATCTTTGCTGGCGAAGACATCCCCCATCCCGATCCAGAGTCTCCCTTCGCCGAAGTCGGCACCAATGTTCACATGGAGCAACTCAAGGACATGCTCCTCACCTACAACGAATACAACAAAGACCTCGGCTACGTGCAAGGCATGTCGGATCTTCTTGCCCCCATTTACGCCATTCTTCAAGATGACGCCATGGCCTTTTGGGGATTCAAGTGCTTCATGGACAGGATGGAGCGCAACTTTTTGCGTGATCAGTCTGGCATGCGGGCTCAGTTGTTGGCTCTTGACCACCTGGTTCAGTTCATGGACCCCAAGCTGTATGAACACCTCCGTTCGGCGGACAGCACCaactttttcttcttcttccggATGCTGCTCGTGTGGTACAAGCGCGAGTTTGACTGGCCGGATGTGCTGCGgttgtgggaggggttgtggaCGGATTATTTGAGCAGTAGCTTTCATCTGTTTGTGGCGCTTGCGATTCTGGAGAAGCACAGGGATGTGATCATGACGCATTTGAAGCATTTTGATGAGGTGTTGAAGTATA TTAATGAACTCTCTGGTACAATGGACCTAGAGTCAACTCTGATCCGCGCAGAAGCTCTGTTCAAGCGGTTCCAGAGGCTagtggaggcggtggacaGGAAGGGTCACTTTCCTGCGCCCAAGAGGGTGCCCACACAGCCAGCAGGAGACGGTACTGCTTCTGGTTCCAATACTGCTGCGACGCCTGCTTCGCCGCAGAGCAACACGAACGCGAATGAACAAAATAGTAACAGCCTGAATAACAGTGGAAAGGGCAGGCAACAAGTGGAGAAGGTTATCTCGCCGGAGCTGAGGAagttgttgaagagagagGTGGAAGTGCTGCCTAGACGGGACGTGGCTACGAGTAGTAAGAACGGGGGGAAGTGA
- a CDS encoding hypothetical protein (EggNog:ENOG503PHA9): protein MKLPIYSSGIDMSFKVIYIRNFVFPGSGPVFIISISNTSHQLRQPAQLFTHSITTNKLFQHNLTTPKPSSLASAFKLQPITQTFAMAAFASFTTEPCVNYGRSGYNKGNSEDDEENKFSNFGRSGYNKGNDEDEEDKFRNHGRSGYNKENDKEEDDK, encoded by the exons ATGAAGTTGCCCATCTATTCAAGTGGCATTGACATGTCGTTCAaagttatatatataaggAACTTCGTGTTCCCAGGTTCCGGTCCTGTTTttatcatcagcatcagcaacacATCCCATCAACTGCGTCAACCAGCTCAACTTTTTACtcacagcatcaccaccaacaagctcTTCCAACACAACCTAACAACACCCAAACCATCATCTCTAGCCTCAGCTTTTAAACTTCAACCCATAACCCAAACCTTCGCAATGGCTGCCTTCGCTTCTTTCACCACTGAGCCTTGTGTCAACTATGGCCGCTCCGGCTACAACAA GGGCAACtccgaggatgatgaggagaacaAGTTTAGCAACTTTGGCCGCTCGGGATACAACAAGGGGaatgacgaagacgaggaggacaagtTCCGCAACCATGGCCGCTCCGGCTACAACAA GGAGAACGacaaggaagaggatgacaaATAA
- the mak16 gene encoding Protein MAK16 (BUSCO:EOG09264L3W; COG:A; EggNog:ENOG503NVUZ): MSDEIVWQIINQQFCAFKLKTTKGQNFCRNEHSVSGLCNRQSCPLANSRYATIRSSPKGTIYLYIKTIERAHMPAKWWEKIKLSQNYATALQQIEDKLQYFPKFLQHKCKQRLTRLVQVATRMRKLAAEEARLGEQLVPKMAPKIKAREAARERKALAAAKLERTIERELLERLRQGAYGDQPLNCNATIWKKVLNALENEGEGTRDKDMDKGIEDDDESEKEMEEELEEEDEEEDGNVEYVSDFDESDEELADIEDWLGSEEEDDAEDDDDDEDDSEEDDEEEVKKKAGDKRKRGRAVKPSARKRKEIEVERETERSKLLAF; the protein is encoded by the exons ATGTCTGACGAAATCGTCTGGCAGATTATAAATC AACAGTTTTGCGCCTTCAAGCTCAA GACGACAAAGGGCCAGAACTTTTGCAGAAATGAACACTCGGTCAGCGGTCTTTGCAACAGGCAAAGTTGCCCTCTCGCCAACAGTAGATATGCAACCATCAGATCATCGCCCAAGGGCACGATATATCTGTACATAAAGACA ATCGAGAGAGCGCATATGCCAGCGAAATGGTGGGAGAAGATCAAGCTTTCCCAGAACTACGCGACGGCCCTCCAGCAGATCGAAGACAAGCTCCAATACTTTCCCAAGTTTCTTCAGCACAAGTGCAAGCAACGTCTTACGAGACTCGTACAAGTAGCGACCCGCATGCGCAAGctcgccgccgaggaagccAGACTTGGCGAACAGCTCGTACCAAAGATGGCGCCAAAGATCAAGGCACGTGAAGCCGCCAGAGAACGCAAGGCCCTTGCGGCGGCCAAGCTGGAGAGGACGATCGAGAGAGAGCTTCTTGAAAGACTGCGACAAGGCGCGTACGGAGACCAGCCCCTCAACTGCAATGCGACTATCTGGAAGAAGGTGCTCAATGCTCTTGAGAACGAGGGCGAGGGCACCCGCGATAAGGACATGGACAAGGGtattgaggatgatgatgagtccgagaaggagatggaggaggagctggaagaggaggacgaggaagaggacggaAACGTCGAGTATGTTTCTGACTTTGATGAAAGCGACGAAGAACTCGCGGATATCGAGGACTGGTTGGGcagcgaggaagaggatgatgccgaagacgatgacgatgatgaggatgacagtgaggaggacgacgaggaggaggtcaagaagaaggccggtgATAAGCGGAAGAGAGGTCGGGCCGTCAAGCCATCGGCACgcaagaggaaggagatcgaggtggagagagagacagagcGGTCCAAGCTCCTTGCTTTCTAG
- the MSS1 gene encoding mitochondrial splicing system protein (COG:J; EggNog:ENOG503NUT7), whose translation MFRYVLKRALTARPWALPVAPALQQPQPWLSSHKSSMRQFGYATPRTDEMLFNENDDTIYALSSGAGKAGIAVIRISGPGSLSVYKALCPTKPPPKPRYAGVRTLLDPASANLPNGNILDSDSLILYFPGPKTVTGEDVLELHVHGGSATIKAVLAAIPKCSTTGKVRYAEPGEFTRRAFLNGRLDLAQVESLGDTLDAVTEQQRRVAVQGNSGVLGKTYERWREELLLARGEIEALIDFSEDQHFDESPTELLTNVRRLVEGILHSINMHKLGSQKSELLRNGIRIALLGPPNAGKSSLMNQIVGREASIVSSEAGTTRDIIEANLDIRGYLCSFADTAGIRTESTGSIANLGGDSSPVIGAIEQEGIRRARQKAMDSDIVIVLASVEAVKGGGHQISYDMETLKLAAAAQQCLVAVNKSDVVERETLEPLIQGFKSSALGSVQGLQGAEPLTISCKAAATAAAGLTDPGGVHTLTERLVQSFSELTSLPGNMHHLLGVTERQNQLLFECQMHLEGFMTEAQACGAGREPDVVLAAEHLRLAANRLACITGRGDSGDVEEVLGVIFEK comes from the exons ATGTTTCGCTATGTGTTGAAGAGAGCACTCACAGCACGGCCGTGGGCATTGCCTGTTGCGCCCGCTctacaacaacctcaaccatgGCTGTCATCTCATAAATCCAGCATGCGGCAGTTTGGTTATGCTACGCCAAGAACTGACGAAATGCTCTTCAATGAGAACGACGACACCATATATGCCTTGTCATCGGGTGCGGGAAAGGCGGGCATAGCCGTTATCCGCATTTCTGGCCCAGGTTCTTTAAGC GTTTACAAAGCACTATGCCCAACGAAACCTCCACCGAAACCCAGATATGCTGGTGTGAGGACGTTGCTTGACCCAGCTTCTGCCAATCTGCCCAATGGCAATATCCTGGACTCGGATTCCCTCATTCTCTACTTCCCTGGGCCCAAGACCGTGACTGGCGAAGATGTGCTTGAATTGCACGTCCATGGAGGCTCTGCTACGATTAAGGCTGTGCTTGCGGCGATTCCAAAGTGCTCGACCACGGGCAAAGTTCGATATGCTGAACCAGGCGAATTCACGAGACGTGCATTCCTGAATGGGAGGCTCGATCTTGCACAGGTGGAGTCACTGGGCGACACTCTTGACGCCGTGACAGAACAGCAACGACGCGTGGCCGTGCAGGGCAACTCGGGTGTTTTGGGCAAAACATACGAACGCTGGCGAGAGGAACTTTTGCTGGCTCGGGGTGAGATCGAGGCACTCATTGACTTCTCAGAAGATCAGCACTTTGACGAATCCCCGACCGAGCTGCTTACCAATGTCAGACGGCTAGTGGAGGGCATCTTGCATTCAATCAACATGCACAAGCTTGGCAGCCAAAAGAGTGAGCTTCTACGGAACGGTATCCGGATAGCTTTGTTGGGACCGCCCAATGCCGGGAAGAGCTCTTTGATGAACCAGATTGTTGGACGGGAAGCTTCCATTGTTTCCTCGGAAGCGGGAACTACCCGCGACATTATCGAGGCGAATCTTGATATTCGGGGATATCTCTGTTCGTTTGCTGACACAGCTGGCATACGAACCGAGTCGACCGGGTCGATTGCTAATCTTGGCGGGGACTCGAGCCCAGTCATCGGCGCTATCGAGCAGGAGGGCATCCGCAGAGCACGTCAGAAGGCAATGGATTCGGACATTGTCATCGTCTTGGCCTCCGTGGAAGCAGTAAAAGGAGGCGGTCACCAGATAAGCTATGACATGGAGACGCTGAAATTAGCAGCTGCAGCTCAGCAGTGCTTGGTTGCGGTGAACAAGAGTGATGTTGTGGAACGAGAAACACTGGAACCGCTGATCCAAGGTTTTAAAAGTTCGGCTCTTGGGAGCGTTCAGGGTCTCCAAGGTGCCGAGCCGCTCACCATTTCCTGCAAGgctgcggcgacggcggctgCAGGGCTAACGGATCCAGGGGGTGTTCATACCCTCACTGAGAGACTGGTCCAATCATTCTCAGAGCTCACTTCATTGCCTGGCAATATGCATCATTTGCTTGGTGTCACTGAACGACAAAATCAACTTCTCTTTGAATGCCAGATGCATCTAGAAGGCTTCATGACGGAGGCACAAGCGTGCGGGGCCGGAAGAGAACCCGACGTTGTACTCGCGGCGGAGCACTTGCGACTTGCCGCCAACCGGCTTGCCTGTATCACGGGACGCGGCGACTCCGGGGACGTCGAAGAAGTGTTAGGAGTGATCTTCGAAAAGTAA
- a CDS encoding hypothetical protein (EggNog:ENOG503P1BU; COG:S) has protein sequence MASWYSSLLTNASTNITKLQRTYFAGESDGDTEDDTHVCRVLRNYYTEKGSPFPGWLPPDPKAPPPQQPVLAQQQQGRYGGFNNQAGLGGSQTRLNSLWDNNKGGQQQGQVASSRNPFAAGGQAVQQDNRPQVQSLRTGGSYQGGGRPDGMSPTGSAASGTSAQEKLKQRLWGGGARTTSPNAAGPFQPPAPQQQQQAPPPQQGRRGWGGAAASEGGYSSRRDERPVMSANAPWADGGFDSPSGGGGGGGGGRSYGLPSGPRGGLPSGPRPR, from the coding sequence ATGGCCTCATGGTACAGCTCCCTCCTGACCAACGCGTCCAcaaacatcaccaagctccagCGAACCTACTTCGCGGGCGAATCCGACGGCGACACCGAAGACGACACACATGTCTGCCGCGTCTTGAGAAACTACTACACCGAAAAAGGCAGCCCCTTCCCCGGCTGGCTGCCCCCCGACCCGAaggctcctccaccgcaacAACCTGTTttggcgcagcagcagcagggcagATATGGCGGGTTTAACAACCAGGCTGGACTGGGAGGGTCGCAGACGAGATTGAATAGTCTGTGGGATAACAACAAGGGCGGTCAGCAGCAGGGACAGGTTGCGAGCAGTAGGAACCcatttgctgctgggggacAGGCGGTGCAGCAGGATAATAGGCCGCAGGTGCAGAGTTTGAGGACAGGGGGGAGTTAtcaggggggtgggaggccGGATGGTATGTCACCCACAGGAAGCGCGGCGAGTGGGACGAGCGCGCAAGAAAAGTTGAAGCAGAggctttgggggggaggtgcaAGGACTACGAGCCCGAATGCGGCGGGGCCTTTCCAACCGCCggctcctcagcagcaacagcaggcgCCGCCTCCACAGCAAGGTagacgggggtggggaggggctGCTGCTTCGGAGGGGGGGTATTCTAGTAGGCGGGACGAGAGGCCGGTTATGAGTGCGAATGCGCCGTGGGCCGATGGGGGTTTTGATTCTCcttctggcggcggcggtggtggtggtggagggaggagttaTGGTTTGCCGAGCGGACCAAGGGGAGGGTTGCCAAGTGGTCCTCGACCGagatga
- a CDS encoding hypothetical protein (EggNog:ENOG503NYMB; BUSCO:EOG09260BFE; COG:S) produces the protein MEALLEDAYINSQVASYPVSMLEDHAIAVDATYYLHLQLDSQPSEPLLSALGGVTGIQSRIENDLNQWQANNVTPFFIFDGQNLKGQDEVNIRRAREGIAQTDRAWEQYFNGQADAAVQSFGENTNAFHPHNFYRLLQGILKERKLHFLVAPFNAAAQIASFDMTDSDQAGGVMGSVELLMYPINDCVIRSIDWETRTVRAVSKTHLLSVLNVNDHTFVDLMLMAGTSFLPAFPALTDGNIIKNQPSNINDALNILRVARKDVTQVCITFADTLKAQDPNWLDKYRKARMLVDHFTYIKENGEITVHNYDTLTQDNYEYLGLSLPPEMFHYLNTGLIGPRILNPITHAFTQAEASKKQTSASMEVLPTLDGTVSPEYRKLVTQQTPQIKEAALSLVVARLHRAFLHSTVTMGVWFDRDFKRKLWDFKNQGPYLEQWKSWRVSAEVIEKLFPDFVHGSIFSEVLALEKPEFVATTFSQKDKKVKNLSPDLIKSFSIWRFLHIRGYVDNKHELTSWGKALSQALTALQPTAKRYWKVPHLYESIIVALELVRFDLLNAKNKHEELRGLPMHGSEDDQLSLLLISRCACLLKLRHESYGYTGPLSKSLLAFRSLASEVRAADRDLVEAILASTFMAAQADRRKDANWELGNSLPFHFDPDVSLGIAVKTFFDEINPNDPEMAKKKKNFPSSYIPYATAFPEDLEIACEFFKAIYAGIKALPQSELLANDQAVWEKAAKYLEARA, from the exons ATGGAAGCTCTTCTTGAGGATGCGTACATCAACTCCCAGGTGGC GAGCTATCCCGTATCGATGCTCGAGGACCACGCCATCGCAGTTGACGCGACCTACTatctccacctccagctcgaTTCACAGCCCAGCGAACCCCTCCTCTCGGCCCTCGGAGGCGTAACCGGTATCCAGTCGCGCATTGAGAACGATCTTAACCAATGGCAGGCCAACAATGTTACCCCTTTCTTTATCTTTGATGGCCAAAATCTCAAGGGTCAAGATGAGGTCAACATCAGACGTGCTCGGGAAGGCATTGCCCAAACCGACAGGGCCTGGGAGCAGTACTTCAATGGCCAGGCTGATGCTGCCGTTCAGTCATTCGGCGAGAATACGA ATGCCTTTCATCCTCACAACTTCTATCGCCTTCTTCAGGGGATACTGAAGGAGAGAAAGCTTCACTTTCTTGTGGCGCCCTTCAACGCTGCAGCTCAG ATTGCTTCGTTTGATATGACTGACTCGGACCAAGCCGGTGGTGTCATGGGGTCTGTCGAGCTCCTGATGTACCCCATCAATGACTGCGTGATTAGAAGCATCGACTGGGAAACTAGAACCGTCCGCGCAGTTTCCAAGACTCATCTGTTGAGTGTCCTCAACGTCAATGACCATACTTTTGTCGACCTGATGCTCATGGCGGGCACGTCGTTTCTACCGGCCTTTCCTGCCCTTACAGACGGTaacatcatcaagaaccAACCGTCCAACATCAATGATGCTTTAAATATCCTGCGAGTCGCTCGTAAGGATGTGACGCAGGTCTGCATCACCTTTGCCGATACCCTCAAAGCACAGGATCCCAACTGGTTGGACAAGTACCGCAAGGCCCGAATGCTTGTTGACCATTTCACCTACATCAAGGAAAACGGAGAAATAACCGTTCACAACTATGACACTCTTACTCAAGACAACTATGAGTATTTGGGTCTCTCTCTTCCGCCCGAGATGTTCCATTACCTGAACACAGGTCTAATTGGGCCACGGATTCTGAATCCCATCACGCATGCTTTTACTCAGGCTGAAGCCTCTAAGAAGCAGACGTCGGCCTCGATGGAGGTTTTGCCCACCCTGGATGGGACGGTCTCGCCTGAGTACAGGAAGCTGGTTACTCAACAAACTCCTCAGATCAAAGAAGccgccttgagcttggtggtaGCTCGCCTTCACCGCGCCTTCTTACACAGCACCGTCACCATGGGCGTATGGTTTGATCGGGATTTTAAGCGGAAGTTGTGGGACTTCAAGAACCAGGGCCCTTACCTGGAGCAGTGGAAAAGCTGGAGAGTGTCCGCCGAGGTAATCGAGAAGTTGTTCCCGGATTTTGTCCATGGATCTATCTTTTCTGAAGTTCTGGCGCTTGAGAAGCCAGAGTTCGTTGCCACCACCTTTTCTCAGAAGGACAAAAAGGTGAAGAATTTGAGCCCTGACCTCATCAAATCTTTCTCCATTTGGCGGTTTCTTCACATTCGGGGCTACGTTGACAATAAACACGAACTCACCAGCTGGGGCAAGGCCTTATCACAAGCTCTCACTGCACTTCAGCCAACAGCCAAGAGGTACTGGAAGGTACCACACCTTTACGAGTCCATCATTGTCGCTCTTGAGCTCGTTCGTTTCGACTTGTTAAATGCCAAGAACAAGCATGAAGAGTTGCGCGGCTTACCCATGCACGGCAGCGAGGACGACCAAttgagcttgttgttgatcagCAGGTGTGCGTGCCTGCTGAAACTTCGGCATGAATCCTATGGGTATACGGGGCCCCTCAGCAAGAGTCTGCTGGCTTTCCGTTCGTTGGCATCCGAGGTGCGGGCGGCAGACCGTGACTTGGTGGAGGCGATCTTGGCTTCGACATTCATGGCTGCTCAGGCTGACCGGCGGAAAGACGCCAACTGGGAGTTGGGCAACAG CCTCCCGTTCCATTTCGATCCCGATGTATCCCTCGGCATTGCCGTCAAGACGTTTTTCGACGAGATCAATCCCAACGACCCCgagatggccaagaagaagaagaacttTCCCTCCAGTTATATCCCCTACGCCACTGCCTTCCCGGAAGACCTTGAGATTGCCTGCGAGTTCTTCAAGGCTATTTATGCGGGTATCAAGGCGTTGCCTCAGAGCGAGCTCTTGGCCAATGACCAGGCTGTTTGGGAAAAGGCAGCAAAGTACTTGGAGGCGCGGGCTTAG